A stretch of the Parabacteroides timonensis genome encodes the following:
- a CDS encoding diphosphate--fructose-6-phosphate 1-phosphotransferase, translated as MTKSALQIARAAYQPKVPAALKGAVKAVDGEYTESVADQEDIKKLFPNTYGMPIVTFEKSSEKKNMPAINVGVILSGGQAPGGHNVIAGIFDGVKATNKDSRLYGFILGPGGLIDHKYMELTADIIDEYRNTGGFDMIGSGRTKLETKEQFDKGLEILKELGISALVIIGGDDSNTNACVLAEYYKAINAGVQVIGCPKTIDGDLKNEQIETSFGFDTACKVYSEVIGNIQRDCNSAQKYWHFIKLMGRSASHIALECALQTQPNICIISEEVEEKNMSLDDIVTYIAGIVAKRAEEGHNFGTVLIPEGLIEFVPAMKRLIAELNDFLAKHDAEFKMIKKSEQRAYIISKLTKENSDLYASLPEGVARQLSLDRDPHGNVQVSLIETEKLLSEMVGNKLAQWKAEGKYNGKFAAQHHFFGYEGRCAAPSNYDADYCYSLGYTASCLIASGKTGYMSSVRNTTAPADKWIAGGIPVTMMMNMEKRHGEMKPVIQKALVKLDGAPFKKFAANRDEWALTTSYVYPGPIQYFGPTEVCDEPTKTLQLEQAK; from the coding sequence ATGACAAAGAGCGCATTACAAATTGCAAGAGCAGCTTACCAGCCTAAGGTACCCGCTGCATTGAAAGGTGCTGTAAAAGCCGTTGATGGCGAGTATACAGAATCAGTAGCCGATCAGGAAGATATCAAAAAACTGTTCCCTAACACGTACGGGATGCCGATCGTTACTTTCGAAAAGAGCAGCGAAAAGAAAAATATGCCTGCTATCAATGTAGGTGTGATCCTGTCAGGTGGTCAGGCTCCTGGTGGTCATAACGTGATTGCCGGTATCTTCGACGGTGTAAAAGCTACAAACAAAGACTCTCGTCTGTATGGCTTTATCCTGGGTCCCGGTGGTCTGATCGATCACAAATATATGGAACTGACTGCTGATATTATCGATGAATATCGTAATACAGGTGGTTTCGATATGATCGGTTCAGGTCGTACTAAACTGGAAACAAAAGAACAGTTCGACAAAGGTCTTGAAATCCTGAAAGAACTGGGTATCTCTGCTCTGGTTATTATCGGTGGTGACGACTCAAATACAAATGCTTGCGTATTGGCTGAATATTACAAAGCTATCAACGCAGGTGTACAGGTTATCGGTTGCCCGAAGACGATCGACGGTGACTTGAAAAACGAACAGATTGAAACTTCTTTCGGTTTCGATACGGCTTGTAAAGTATATTCAGAAGTGATCGGTAACATCCAACGTGACTGTAACTCAGCTCAGAAATACTGGCACTTCATCAAATTGATGGGACGTTCTGCTTCTCATATTGCACTGGAATGTGCTTTGCAGACTCAGCCGAACATCTGTATCATTTCTGAAGAAGTGGAAGAAAAGAACATGTCTTTGGATGATATTGTTACATATATCGCAGGTATCGTTGCAAAACGTGCTGAAGAAGGACATAATTTCGGTACTGTATTGATCCCTGAAGGTCTGATTGAATTCGTTCCGGCTATGAAGCGTCTGATCGCTGAATTGAACGACTTCCTGGCTAAACACGATGCAGAATTTAAGATGATCAAGAAGAGCGAACAGCGTGCTTATATCATCAGCAAGCTGACAAAAGAAAACTCTGACCTGTATGCTTCTCTGCCGGAAGGCGTTGCACGTCAGCTTTCTTTGGATCGCGACCCGCACGGAAACGTTCAGGTTTCTCTGATCGAAACAGAAAAACTGCTGTCTGAAATGGTTGGCAACAAGCTGGCTCAGTGGAAGGCAGAAGGTAAATATAACGGTAAGTTTGCTGCACAGCACCACTTCTTCGGTTACGAAGGTCGTTGCGCTGCTCCGTCTAACTACGATGCTGACTACTGCTATTCTTTGGGTTACACTGCTTCTTGCCTGATCGCTTCTGGTAAGACTGGTTATATGTCATCTGTACGTAATACAACTGCTCCTGCTGACAAGTGGATTGCCGGTGGTATTCCTGTAACAATGATGATGAACATGGAAAAACGTCATGGCGAAATGAAACCGGTTATCCAGAAAGCTTTGGTGAAGCTGGACGGTGCTCCTTTCAAGAAGTTCGCTGCTAACCGTGACGAATGGGCGTTGACTACAAGCTATGTTTATCCGGGTCCGATCCAGTATTTCGGTCCGACAGAAGTTTGCGACGAACCGACTAAGACTTTGCAGCTGGAACAGGCTAAATAA
- a CDS encoding phosphatase PAP2 family protein: MMRSKLFFLFLLSVSWGVHAQVDTVKIFPRESGFQRTINKVTSSRAYQMTYIGVPLVVGGLIVKSEDDHFRQLRNAYLPAFSRRYDDYTQYLPAAVMLGMKAGGVESRSSWGRMLVSDAFSAVIMSTVVGQLKVHTKVMRPDGSNDHSFPSGHTATAFMTATMMSKEYGFKSPWYSIGAYSVATATGLTRMANNKHWLSDILAGAGFGILSTELGYFFADLIFKEKGLNRSASSETFDRFHVPSFLGLHLGLSVIPGEYRLNGHSRMSFSSGSSAGVEGAWFINPYVGFGGKFTAANMSVILNEVAEDESLDWIAGYAGAYFSYPLASRLLVGSKLLAGYGHYSACDLSTVTIGNRGGMSMETGGSMTFLAKQNLGVKFFLDYNLTPAAAPSDKKCTQILTVGSSISVTF; this comes from the coding sequence ATGATGCGTAGCAAACTATTCTTTTTATTCTTATTATCTGTCTCTTGGGGTGTGCATGCACAGGTCGATACTGTAAAGATCTTTCCCCGGGAGAGTGGCTTTCAGCGGACTATAAACAAGGTAACTTCTTCGCGGGCTTATCAGATGACTTATATCGGTGTCCCGCTTGTTGTCGGAGGGTTGATCGTGAAAAGTGAAGACGACCATTTCCGGCAGTTGAGGAATGCTTATCTGCCTGCGTTCAGCCGCCGTTACGATGATTATACCCAATATCTTCCGGCTGCCGTGATGCTGGGAATGAAAGCGGGAGGCGTGGAAAGTCGAAGTTCGTGGGGACGGATGCTGGTTTCGGATGCTTTTTCCGCTGTGATCATGTCGACGGTGGTGGGGCAGTTGAAAGTTCATACCAAAGTGATGCGTCCTGATGGTTCCAACGATCATTCTTTTCCTTCCGGCCATACGGCAACGGCATTTATGACGGCGACAATGATGAGCAAAGAATATGGTTTCAAAAGTCCGTGGTATAGTATCGGGGCTTATTCGGTGGCTACTGCGACCGGGCTTACGCGGATGGCAAACAACAAACATTGGCTGAGTGATATCCTGGCAGGGGCCGGTTTCGGTATCCTGTCGACGGAGTTGGGATATTTCTTTGCTGACCTGATATTCAAAGAGAAAGGGCTGAACCGTTCCGCTTCTTCTGAGACATTCGATCGTTTCCATGTTCCTTCATTTCTGGGGCTTCATCTGGGGCTTAGTGTTATTCCCGGCGAGTATCGCTTAAATGGTCATTCCCGGATGAGTTTTTCTTCCGGTAGCAGTGCCGGTGTCGAGGGAGCCTGGTTCATCAACCCGTATGTCGGGTTCGGCGGAAAGTTCACGGCAGCGAATATGTCTGTGATCTTGAATGAGGTAGCCGAAGACGAGTCGTTGGATTGGATAGCGGGATATGCCGGAGCATACTTCTCTTATCCGTTGGCTTCCCGTCTGTTGGTCGGTAGTAAGTTGCTGGCCGGATACGGTCACTATTCCGCGTGTGACCTGTCGACCGTGACGATCGGTAATAGGGGCGGTATGAGTATGGAAACGGGTGGTTCGATGACGTTCCTGGCTAAACAGAATCTGGGGGTAAAGTTCTTTCTGGATTACAATTTGACGCCGGCGGCTGCCCCATCCGATAAGAAGTGTACACAGATCCTTACGGTGGGGAGTTCTATTTCGGTAACGTTTTAA
- a CDS encoding DUF805 domain-containing protein, translating to MKYFIDALKKYSVHEGRASRVEFWVFFFYYMFFLIVTFVIDTLLGTTIGDSSYGVFSTLYAILTIIPSIAISVRRLHDIGKSGWYYLWNFVPYIGWLYLLILLSKKGICGYNEYGSDPSCLSILRENVLEKKDEPVLDEPVLDEPVLDEPVLDEPVLDEPVLDEPVLDEPVLDEPVLDEPVLFVKYNIPPNYIQDLPWKYPVVLCPKKNSVIRSYREGKTRLRGYKELSFENTLKRYIKDSFKILGNVHLNTSENTKPFEPDIVIIDDNLGLDIRIDIEIDEPYAAITRQACHCLGENTKRNIWFIERGWIVVRFTEKQIHTQEKSCVKFIVMLLKSIYPDFIIPLSLKNEVDVQEEDQWTNLEAQKMEKDKFREAYLGIDHFLEQKIIDSEYPFELSKKEKNEELYVIIDSFNDSLPDYSPFPINKNNKHKNDDIIKFYPEEHLYLVNNIEFIPVSTAVSRFFHEFDKEKFAKMKASQRGVTIDYILEEWECKGNMAKECGTFLHTQIENTFGGKIRENIYQFNYNGKDIKVSNCKSIEKELDFFDLFIKEHEFTPYRTEWRVFDSKYQIAGSIDLIAKKENRYIMFDWKRSEKIIIPNGIGFVIRRNSFQNGIGGLKHLDDSSYNHYCLQQNLYKYIVENNYGINIDQMFLVIFHSSYNKYYLVEVPIMQQETKYILNALNR from the coding sequence ATGAAATATTTTATTGATGCATTAAAGAAATATTCTGTTCATGAAGGGAGGGCAAGTCGAGTAGAATTTTGGGTATTCTTTTTTTACTATATGTTTTTTTTGATTGTTACATTTGTAATAGATACCTTATTGGGAACGACAATTGGTGATTCGTCTTATGGGGTATTTAGCACATTGTATGCAATTCTTACAATTATTCCTTCAATCGCAATCTCTGTTAGGCGTTTACACGATATAGGTAAAAGTGGTTGGTATTATTTATGGAATTTTGTTCCTTATATAGGATGGTTATATTTGTTAATTTTATTGAGTAAAAAGGGTATTTGTGGATATAATGAATATGGATCAGATCCGTCATGTTTATCTATTTTGAGGGAAAATGTATTAGAAAAAAAAGACGAACCAGTTCTGGACGAACCAGTTCTGGACGAACCAGTTCTGGACGAACCAGTTCTGGACGAACCAGTTCTGGACGAACCAGTTCTGGACGAACCAGTTCTGGACGAACCAGTTCTGGACGAACCAGTTCTGGACGAACCAGTTCTGTTTGTTAAGTATAATATACCACCGAATTATATCCAAGACTTGCCTTGGAAATATCCAGTAGTTCTTTGTCCTAAGAAAAATAGTGTGATAAGATCGTATAGAGAGGGAAAAACAAGACTTAGAGGGTATAAGGAACTTTCTTTTGAAAACACATTAAAAAGATATATAAAAGATTCTTTTAAGATATTAGGTAATGTTCATTTGAATACTTCGGAAAATACGAAACCGTTTGAACCTGATATAGTAATAATTGATGATAATTTAGGCTTAGATATTAGAATTGATATTGAAATAGATGAACCTTATGCTGCTATAACTAGACAGGCTTGTCACTGTTTGGGGGAAAATACCAAACGAAATATTTGGTTTATTGAGAGAGGTTGGATTGTTGTTCGGTTTACTGAAAAACAAATCCATACTCAAGAAAAAAGTTGTGTGAAATTTATTGTTATGTTATTGAAATCAATCTATCCAGATTTCATAATCCCTTTGTCTTTAAAAAATGAAGTAGATGTCCAAGAGGAAGATCAATGGACTAATCTTGAAGCACAAAAGATGGAAAAAGATAAGTTTAGAGAAGCTTATTTAGGAATAGATCATTTTTTAGAACAAAAGATCATAGACTCAGAATATCCATTTGAATTATCGAAAAAAGAAAAGAATGAAGAGCTGTATGTTATTATAGATTCTTTTAATGATTCATTGCCTGATTATAGTCCGTTCCCAATTAATAAAAATAATAAGCATAAAAATGATGACATTATTAAATTCTATCCTGAAGAACATTTATATCTTGTAAATAATATTGAATTTATTCCGGTTAGTACTGCGGTCTCTCGCTTTTTTCATGAGTTTGATAAAGAAAAATTTGCTAAGATGAAAGCAAGTCAAAGAGGTGTTACGATAGATTATATTTTGGAAGAGTGGGAATGTAAAGGGAATATGGCAAAAGAGTGCGGTACTTTTTTGCATACACAAATAGAAAATACTTTTGGAGGGAAAATAAGAGAAAATATATACCAATTCAATTATAACGGGAAAGATATTAAAGTTTCAAACTGTAAATCAATAGAAAAAGAGTTGGATTTCTTTGATTTATTTATTAAAGAACATGAATTTACCCCATATCGGACAGAATGGAGAGTTTTTGATTCTAAATATCAAATAGCAGGATCTATTGATCTTATCGCTAAAAAAGAGAATAGATATATCATGTTCGATTGGAAACGGAGCGAGAAAATTATTATTCCCAACGGAATTGGTTTTGTAATACGAAGAAATTCCTTTCAAAATGGCATTGGAGGATTAAAGCATCTTGATGATTCCTCATATAATCATTATTGTTTACAACAAAATTTGTATAAATATATTGTGGAAAACAATTATGGAATAAATATAGATCAAATGTTCTTAGTTATATTTCATTCATCTTATAATAAGTATTATTTAGTCGAAGTCCCTATAATGCAACAAGAAACAAAGTATATATTAAATGCTTTGAATCGTTGA
- a CDS encoding DUF1349 domain-containing protein — protein MKKIILGVFALLAMETTSAQTLEKMQWFNEPAQWEIKDKTLSMFVTPQSDYWRISHYGFTVDDAPFYYATYGGEFEAKVKITGDYKERFDQAGLMLRIDHENYIKAGIEFVDGKFNLSTVVTHKTSDWSVITLDKPVPYIWIKAVRRLDAVEIFYSFDDKTYTMMRNAWLQDNTPVKVGFMGACPDGNGFNVKFEHFQVKHLPDLRRLEWLKKNAE, from the coding sequence ATGAAGAAAATAATCTTAGGCGTATTCGCCTTACTGGCAATGGAAACAACATCGGCACAGACACTCGAAAAGATGCAGTGGTTCAACGAACCAGCACAATGGGAGATCAAGGACAAGACATTGTCTATGTTCGTCACCCCGCAAAGCGATTACTGGCGTATCTCTCATTATGGATTTACCGTCGATGATGCGCCTTTCTATTATGCGACCTATGGCGGCGAGTTTGAAGCCAAAGTGAAGATCACGGGCGATTATAAAGAGCGTTTCGATCAGGCGGGACTGATGCTGCGTATAGACCATGAGAATTATATCAAGGCCGGTATCGAATTTGTAGACGGTAAATTCAATCTGAGCACGGTCGTTACCCATAAGACCAGCGACTGGAGTGTGATAACACTGGATAAACCTGTCCCTTATATCTGGATCAAGGCAGTCAGACGGTTGGATGCCGTCGAAATATTCTACTCCTTTGATGACAAGACCTACACCATGATGCGAAATGCCTGGCTACAGGATAATACGCCGGTAAAAGTCGGCTTTATGGGTGCTTGTCCTGATGGGAACGGTTTTAATGTAAAGTTTGAACATTTCCAGGTAAAGCATTTGCCTGATTTGCGCAGATTGGAGTGGCTGAAGAAAAATGCGGAATAA